From the genome of Nocardia mangyaensis:
GTCGGCCGCGGCGACAGCGGCGCGCAGCGACTCGGCCTGCGCGGGCACCGAACCCGCGACGTCGAGGTCCTCGTTGTAGAACGGGATCTCGGCGAGACCCTCGTAGATGCTGATGTCGACGCCGTCGGGCGCGGTCTGCACCGCGGCCTCGGCCAGCTGCCGATTGATCGAGCCCGCGCGCAGGCTTCCGACGAGAGTGAGGATGCGGGTCTCGCTCATGACAACTCCTGGTGTACTCAATGGACTGTTGCAAAGTTTCATCCGACAATAACCGGACCCCGGTCCGATTACTTCCCGCGGAGGACGTGTGAGCGGCGTGAGCTACACCACACCCAGGTCCGACGAACCGCCCATGCTGCGGATCGGACCACCGACGCCCGGCAGTGCCGAACCCGTCGAGCGCGCCGATGCCGCGCGCAATCGCGCGCTGCTGCTCGACGCGGCCCAGCAGTTGGTGCGTGAGCACGGTGTCGCCGGGCTGACGATGGACGCGCTCGCCAAACGCGCGGGCGTGGGCAAGGGCACCGTCTTCCGCCGGTTCGGCAACCGCACCGGGCTCATGCTCGCTCTGCTCGACCACTCCGAGCAGAAGTTCCAGGCGGCGTTCATGTTCGGGCCAGGTCCGATGGGTCCCGATGCGAGCCCGGTCGAGCGATTGATCGCCTTCGGGCGGACCCGGCTGCTCGACATCGAGGTCGAGGGGGACTTACACCGGGCCGCCGAGGAGAACGGCGGCCGTTTCGGCGACGGACCATATTCACTGCACCGGGCGCACGTGGTGTTGTTGTTGCGCGAGGCGGGCGTGGCCGGCGAGTTGCCGCTGGTCGCCGACACCCTGCTGGCGACCCTGTCGGCAGCGTTGATCACCCACCAGCTCGCGGTGAGCGGCTACACCCGCGCGCAGATCGGCGACAACTGGGAATGGCTTGTTCGCCGAGTCGTTTCCGGTGCCGCGCACGTAGAGTGAGACGGCATGGGGACACTGCGTGAACAGATCATCACCGAATTGGGCGTGCTGCCCGAGATAGAGCCGAAGCAGGAGGTCCGCCGCCGCGTCGACTTCCTCAAGGACTACCTGGCGACCACACCGGCCAAGGGCTTCGCGCTCGGCATCAGCGGTGGCCAGGACAGCGCGCTGGCCGGTCGGCTGTGCCAGCTCGCCGTCGAGGAGTTGCGCGCTGACGGTGTCGAGGCGAAGTTCCTCGCGGTGCGCCTGCCCTACGGCATGCAGGCCGACGAACACGACGCGCAGATCGCGCTGAACTTCGTCGACCCCGATCGCGCGGTCGTGGTGAACGTCCGGCCCAGCGCCGACGCGGTGGCCGCCGAGGTCGCCGGCGCACTCGATCACGAACGGTTGCGCGATTTCGTGCGCGGCAACATCAAGGCGCGCGAGCGGATGGTCGCCCAGTACGCGCTCGCCGGGCAGGAGAGCCTGCTGGTGGTCGGCACCGATCATGCCGCCGAGGCGGTGACCGGATTCTTCACCAAGTTCGGCGACGGCGGCGTCGACCTCACGCCCCTCACCGGCCTCACCAAACGGCAGGGCGCGGCGCTGCTGCAGGAACTGGGCGCGCCGTCGAGCATCTGGTCCAAGGTCCCCACCGCCGACCTCGAAGACGATCGCCCCGCCCTGGCCGACGAAGACGCCCTGGGTCTGCGCTACAGCGAGATCGACGACTACCTCGAGGGCAAGGACGTCACCGACGAGGTCGCCTCGCGCATCGAGACGATCTTCACCAACACCCGGCACAAGCGCACCGTGCCGGTCACCCCCCTCGACACCTGGTGGCGCTGAGCCATTGCATTATGACTGACTGGTCAGTCATAATGATGGGGTGAGCCCAAAGATAGTCGACAAGGCCGCGCGTCGGCAGGAGATCCTCGCCGCTGCCGTGCGGGTGTTCGCGCGCAAAGGTTTCGCGGCCGCGCGCATCGATGACGTCGCCGCCGAGGCCGGTATCGCCAAAGGCAGTGTCTACCTGTATTTCGACAGCCGCGACGCCCTGCTCGAGGCGGCGTTCGACGCGCACGCCGCCAGAGTCACCGACACCCTCGCCGCGGCCGACGACAGCGCCGAGCCGCTGGATCGGCTCGCCACGCTGATCCGCGCCACGGTGACCATGCTCGCCGAGGACGCCGATCTGGCCCGGATCCAGCTGGATCTCTGGTCGACCCCCCTCGACATCTCGGGCGTCTATCGCGACTACCGCGCGCGCATCGGCGCCCTGCTTCGCGAGGCCGAGCTCCGGCCCGGCCTCGACCCGGACCGCACGGCCACGGTGATCATCGGCGCGATCGAGGGATGCCTGGTGCAGTGGCTGCTGGATCCGCAGATCTCGCTGCTCGAGCTCGCCGACCCGATCGTCGAGGTCTGTGTGGAGGGTCTGCGATGAGCGCGATTCACAACGTACTGATCGCGCCGGGCACGACCGTGCCGGACCGGGTGCTCTGCTACGGCACGGCGGTGGCGGGCGGGGTATTGGCCTGGGCACTCGCGGTCGACGAAGGGTGGCCGTGGTGGACGCTGGCCATCGTCACGGTGATCGCCTTCGATCTGTTCGGTGGTGCTGTCGTCAACGCGACCTCGGCAGCCACCCGCAAGTTCCACGGCCCGAACCGGACGGCCCGCCATCATCTCGCCTTCGTGGCGCTCCACGTCCAGCCGTTCATCATGGCCCTGGTCGTCCCCGGTTTCACCTGGGCCACAGCGCTCGGGATCTACGTCCTCGCGCTGGCCGGTGCCGTGCTCGTGCTGCGGGTGGGGCGCCCGGCGGGGTTCGCGATCGCCGTGCTCGGCCTCACGCTGTTGCCCGCGCCCGAAGCGGTGCTGTGGTTCACGCCGGTGCTGCTGATCAAGCTGCTGCTGTCCTACCTGGAGCCGACAACCCGCTAGCAGATCACGGCGCCTCACCAGATGCGTTGGCGCGCAACAGGTCTCGGACTAGGTCGAAGTCCGCGCCCGTACGGAAGCGCAGGCAGCCCTTGCCCATGTCGTGGCTCGCGAGGCGGTCGGCGAAGGCGTCGCGGACTTCGGGGGCCTTGCTCTGCACCACCTGCTCAGCCACCCGCGAACGGGGGCAACACGTCGACGCGGTCGCGGAGCATGGCTGACGGGTCGCGGGTGAGTTCGTCACCGATGAGGAAGGCGCACACCCCGACCAGGCCGTCGACCTCGGAGCCGTAGGTGGCGGCAAGGGTGGCGCGCAGGTCGGCGACGGTGGCGCCGTCGGGTAGTTCGAGTGATTCGGTGTTCTTGCCGACCGCGTCGGCGATGGCGGCGAAATAGCGGACCTCAACCACCGATGGCTCCCATCGTGCGTTCCGGGGGGACGAAACCGGCGGCATCGATACCGTGCCCGGCCCATTTCTGCCACATCGCGCCGCGCCACAGCTCGGCGACCTCGGCGTCGTCGGCGCCTGCCCGCAGCGCGGTACGCACGTCGAACTCCTGGTCGCTGAACAGGCACGAGCGCAGCATGCCATCGGCGGTGAGCCGGGTGCGGTCGCAGCTGTCGCAGAACTTGCGGGTGACCGTCGCGATGATGCCGACGGTGGCGGGGCCGCCGTCGACGAGCCACTTCTCGGCGGGTGCCGAGGGGTCGACGCGACCGGCGGGGGTGAGGGTGAAGCGTTCACCGAGCACGTCCAGGAGGTCGGCGGCGGTCACCATGTGCTCGCGCGCCCACTCGTGGTCGGCGTCGAGCGGCATTTCCTCGATGAAGCGCAGTTCGCAGCCCTCGGCCAGGCACCAGGCGAGCAGGTCCGGCGCACCGGCCAGGTTCTGCCGCATGAGCACGGCGTTGACCTTCACCGGGGTGAGACCGGCATCGCGGGCGGCGCGGATGCCGTTGAGTACCGACTCGAGGCGGTCGCGGCGGGTGAGGCGGGCGAAATCGGCCTGGTCGACGGTGTCGAGGGAGACATTCACCCTCGACAATCCCGCCTTGACCAGCGCGGCGGCGCGGTGTTCGAGGCCGACGCCGTTGGTCGTCATCGCCAGCGGTGTCCCTGGCACCGCCGCGTGACAGCCGGCGACGATCTGCTCCAGTTCCCGGCGCATCAACGGCTCACCGCCGGTGAACCGCACCTCACGCACCCCGAGTTCGGTGACGGCCAGCGAGACCAGGCGCACGATCTCGTCGGCGGTGAGCAACTCCTCGCGCGGGATCGGCGGCAGCCCCTCCTCGGGCATACAGTAGGTACAGCGCAGCGAGCACTTCTCGGTGATGGAAACGCGCAGGTCGCGTGCGATCCGGCCGAACCGGTCGACGAGGAGCGGCGTCTCGGGTCTGCCGTGCAGGGACGGCAGCTCCGATCGCACAGCGGGAATCCCCATATCGACCAGCGTCATTTCTCCAGTATGACCTGTCGGACCCCGCCGGATCCGTGCGGCGGGCCGAATGGTCACGAACTCGTCGGGCTCACCGCGAGCAACCCCCCGCGGTGAGCGACGCGGGCCGAACCCACCGGTCCGGCGGCGATTAGGCTGACAGCATGACTCCCCGGCCCGCCACCGCGTCGGCGCGCAGCGTCGACGAGTACCGCGACACCGTCGCCGCGCTGCTGGCCCACCTGTTCGAGCGCCCCGACGAGCAGGCGCCGGTCCCGGCCGCGCTCGGCCGGGTCCTCGCCACCGATGTGGTCTCACCCACCGATCTACCGGTCTTTCGCAACTCGGCGATGGACGGCTACGCCGTGCGGGCCGCCGATGTGGCCGT
Proteins encoded in this window:
- the nadE gene encoding ammonia-dependent NAD(+) synthetase; translation: MGTLREQIITELGVLPEIEPKQEVRRRVDFLKDYLATTPAKGFALGISGGQDSALAGRLCQLAVEELRADGVEAKFLAVRLPYGMQADEHDAQIALNFVDPDRAVVVNVRPSADAVAAEVAGALDHERLRDFVRGNIKARERMVAQYALAGQESLLVVGTDHAAEAVTGFFTKFGDGGVDLTPLTGLTKRQGAALLQELGAPSSIWSKVPTADLEDDRPALADEDALGLRYSEIDDYLEGKDVTDEVASRIETIFTNTRHKRTVPVTPLDTWWR
- a CDS encoding TetR/AcrR family transcriptional regulator, producing MLRIGPPTPGSAEPVERADAARNRALLLDAAQQLVREHGVAGLTMDALAKRAGVGKGTVFRRFGNRTGLMLALLDHSEQKFQAAFMFGPGPMGPDASPVERLIAFGRTRLLDIEVEGDLHRAAEENGGRFGDGPYSLHRAHVVLLLREAGVAGELPLVADTLLATLSAALITHQLAVSGYTRAQIGDNWEWLVRRVVSGAAHVE
- a CDS encoding TetR/AcrR family transcriptional regulator encodes the protein MSPKIVDKAARRQEILAAAVRVFARKGFAAARIDDVAAEAGIAKGSVYLYFDSRDALLEAAFDAHAARVTDTLAAADDSAEPLDRLATLIRATVTMLAEDADLARIQLDLWSTPLDISGVYRDYRARIGALLREAELRPGLDPDRTATVIIGAIEGCLVQWLLDPQISLLELADPIVEVCVEGLR
- a CDS encoding MoaD/ThiS family protein, whose amino-acid sequence is MVEVRYFAAIADAVGKNTESLELPDGATVADLRATLAATYGSEVDGLVGVCAFLIGDELTRDPSAMLRDRVDVLPPFAGG
- the moaA gene encoding GTP 3',8-cyclase MoaA, which translates into the protein MTLVDMGIPAVRSELPSLHGRPETPLLVDRFGRIARDLRVSITEKCSLRCTYCMPEEGLPPIPREELLTADEIVRLVSLAVTELGVREVRFTGGEPLMRRELEQIVAGCHAAVPGTPLAMTTNGVGLEHRAAALVKAGLSRVNVSLDTVDQADFARLTRRDRLESVLNGIRAARDAGLTPVKVNAVLMRQNLAGAPDLLAWCLAEGCELRFIEEMPLDADHEWAREHMVTAADLLDVLGERFTLTPAGRVDPSAPAEKWLVDGGPATVGIIATVTRKFCDSCDRTRLTADGMLRSCLFSDQEFDVRTALRAGADDAEVAELWRGAMWQKWAGHGIDAAGFVPPERTMGAIGG